Proteins co-encoded in one Quercus robur chromosome 8, dhQueRobu3.1, whole genome shotgun sequence genomic window:
- the LOC126694859 gene encoding uncharacterized protein LOC126694859, producing the protein MNSACKAWIVATSIAAVETLKDQGVCRWNFVIRSMQQHAKNNIRSYYQAKKLSAQSSSAISNTIKRSKEDSIRKVMDLSCWGPNTIRF; encoded by the coding sequence ATGAATTCAGCTTGCAAAGCTTGGATTGTGGCAACAAGTATAGCTGCTGTGGAGACCCTAAAAGACCAAGGGGTGTGCAGGTGGAATTTTGTTATAAGGTCAATGCAACAACATGCCAAGAACAATATCAGGTCCTATTATCAGGCCAAGAAACTCTCTGCTCAGTCTTCTTCTGCTATTTCTAATACCATAAAGCGGTCCAAGGAGGATTCTATAAGAAAAGTCATGGACTTGAGCTGCTGGGGTCCCAATACTATTAGATTTTAG
- the LOC126694860 gene encoding uncharacterized protein LOC126694860, which yields MNSACKAWIVASSIAAVETLKDQGVCRWNFVIRSMHQHAKNNIRSYYQAKKLSAQSSSAISNTILPSKEKSMRKVLDLSCWGPNTIRF from the coding sequence ATGAATTCAGCTTGCAAAGCTTGGATTGTGGCATCAAGCATAGCTGCAGTGGAGACCCTGAAAGACCAAGGGGTTTGCAGGTGGAATTTTGTTATAAGGTCAATGCATCAACATGCCAAGAACAATATCAGGTCTTATTATCAGGCCAAGAAGCTTTCTGCTCAATCTTCTTCTGCTATTTCTAATACCATTTTGCCGTCCAAGGAAAAGTCTATGAGAAAAGTCCTGGATTTGAGCTGCTGGGGTCCCAATACCATTAGATTTTAG
- the LOC126694864 gene encoding uncharacterized protein LOC126694864, which produces MSATSKASWMVAASIGAVEALKDQGVCRWNYPLRSLHQHAKNNIRSYYQAKKLSVQSSSAISSKVNNEKLKQSEESLRRVMYLSCWGPN; this is translated from the coding sequence ATGAGTGCAACAAGTAAAGCTTCTTGGATGGTGGCAGCAAGTATTGGTGCAGTTGAGGCTTTGAAAGACCAAGGTGTTTGCAGATGGAACTATCCTCTAAGGTCACTTCACCAGCATGCGAAGAACAATATCAGATCATACTATCAAGCCAAGAAACTCTCAGTTCAGTCTTCCTCGGCTATATCTAGTAAAGTGAACAACGAGAAGCTAAAGCAGAGTGAAGAGTCTTTGAGAAGAGTCATGTATTTGAGTTGTTGGGGTCCTAACTGA